In Streptomyces sp. 1331.2, one genomic interval encodes:
- a CDS encoding MFS transporter, with product MEPLPTRRERALVPVLAFLSAVVAVISSLGAPMIPTIAAVDHVPLSEAQWSLTITMLVGAVATPVLGRLGDGPHRRTVTLAAAAVVVLGSVLAALPLGFGWLVTGRALQGVGLGLTPLAIATARDSLPPAASRSTVALLSVTTVAGVGLGYPITGLIAESFGIHAGFWFGAVISALALVLASLVLPPTTDRERRPLDAPGAVLLGLALVGLLLVLSEGETWGWGSAMLCTVAALSLVLLVGWVWHELRTTHPLVDLRSLRNPVVLTADVAGLVAGVGMYLLMSLVIRYVQTPTGTGYGLGASVVVAGLVLVPFSAASLLSSKVVPGLARRTSSAVVLPLGCTVSLASMLLFLSARDHLWELLVVMAVAGLGVGCTFAVMPGLIVDAVPAHEVGSAVSFNQVLRYIGYSSGSALCGALLQAHTEPGRRLPTDSGYRDAALIGCAVWVVIGLATIVLPRLGAATALRRGARVDEGLIVAEDIDEVVAGESTAPVLRAGTER from the coding sequence ATGGAACCGCTGCCGACGCGACGTGAGCGGGCGCTGGTGCCCGTCCTGGCGTTCCTCAGTGCAGTGGTGGCGGTGATCAGCAGTCTCGGTGCGCCGATGATCCCCACCATCGCGGCCGTCGACCACGTCCCACTCTCCGAGGCCCAGTGGTCCCTGACCATCACCATGCTGGTCGGAGCGGTCGCCACCCCGGTGCTCGGCCGCCTGGGCGACGGACCGCACCGCCGTACCGTCACCCTCGCCGCCGCCGCGGTGGTCGTGCTCGGCAGCGTGCTGGCCGCGCTGCCACTCGGCTTCGGCTGGCTGGTCACGGGGCGCGCACTGCAAGGCGTCGGACTCGGACTGACCCCGCTCGCCATCGCCACCGCACGGGACAGCCTTCCCCCCGCGGCCTCCCGCTCGACGGTCGCACTCCTGTCCGTCACCACCGTCGCCGGCGTCGGCCTCGGCTACCCGATCACCGGCCTGATCGCCGAGTCCTTCGGCATCCACGCGGGCTTCTGGTTCGGCGCCGTGATCAGCGCCCTGGCGCTGGTCCTGGCCTCCTTGGTCCTGCCCCCGACCACGGACCGCGAGCGGCGCCCGCTGGACGCGCCGGGCGCGGTACTGCTCGGCCTGGCCCTGGTCGGACTGCTGCTGGTGCTGAGCGAGGGCGAGACCTGGGGCTGGGGCAGCGCCATGCTGTGCACGGTGGCGGCCCTCTCCCTGGTGCTGCTGGTCGGCTGGGTGTGGCACGAGCTGCGCACCACCCACCCTCTGGTCGACCTGCGCTCGCTGCGCAACCCCGTCGTCCTGACCGCGGACGTGGCCGGCCTGGTCGCGGGCGTCGGGATGTACCTGCTGATGTCCCTGGTGATCCGCTACGTCCAGACCCCGACCGGCACCGGCTACGGGCTCGGTGCCTCGGTCGTGGTGGCCGGCCTCGTCCTGGTGCCGTTCTCGGCGGCCAGCCTGCTGTCCAGCAAGGTGGTCCCCGGCCTCGCCCGGCGCACCTCCTCCGCCGTGGTGCTCCCGCTGGGCTGCACCGTCTCGCTGGCCTCGATGCTGCTCTTCCTGTCCGCCCGCGACCACCTCTGGGAACTCCTGGTGGTGATGGCCGTCGCCGGACTCGGCGTCGGCTGCACCTTCGCCGTGATGCCCGGACTGATCGTCGATGCGGTGCCCGCCCACGAGGTCGGCAGCGCGGTCAGCTTCAACCAGGTGCTGCGCTACATCGGCTACTCCAGCGGCAGCGCGCTGTGCGGCGCCCTGCTCCAGGCGCACACCGAACCGGGACGCCGGCTGCCCACCGACAGCGGCTACCGGGACGCGGCCCTGATCGGCTGCGCGGTGTGGGTGGTGATCGGCCTGGCTACGATCGTCCTGCCGCGGCTCGGTGCCGCGACCGCCCTCCGGAGGGGTGCGCGCGTGGACGAGGGGTTGATCGTGGCAGAGGACATCGACGAGGTGGTCGCCGGCGAGAGCACGGCACCCGTCCTACGCGCCGGGACCGAACGGTGA
- a CDS encoding Uma2 family endonuclease gives MSTAHAGPGDYSRVPNPEQALKYAIQHIAGDRVEIVEGVITPVSPSWAHETAVDLIREQIGPRMRELGLRAGSGNLDLPGTENFYVPDLAVVPAELARTEGALLPDQTVLVVEVTSPSNGDTDRTAKRRRYAQFGAPVYLLVDRQERTCTLFSQPGRLGYTRVEGPHPFGTPLRLPAPLDVELDTAGF, from the coding sequence GTGAGCACAGCGCACGCCGGCCCGGGCGACTACAGCCGGGTGCCGAATCCGGAGCAGGCCCTGAAATACGCGATCCAGCACATCGCGGGCGACCGCGTCGAGATCGTCGAGGGAGTCATCACCCCCGTGTCACCGTCCTGGGCCCACGAGACCGCCGTCGACCTGATTCGCGAACAGATCGGGCCCCGCATGCGCGAGCTCGGCCTGCGCGCCGGCTCCGGGAACCTCGACCTGCCGGGCACGGAGAACTTCTACGTCCCCGACCTCGCCGTCGTGCCCGCCGAGCTGGCGAGGACGGAGGGCGCCCTCCTGCCGGACCAGACCGTGCTCGTCGTCGAGGTCACCTCGCCGTCGAACGGCGACACCGACCGGACCGCCAAGCGCCGTCGCTACGCCCAGTTCGGCGCGCCCGTCTACCTCCTGGTCGACCGGCAGGAACGCACCTGCACCCTGTTCTCCCAGCCGGGCCGGCTCGGCTACACCCGCGTGGAAGGCCCGCACCCCTTCGGCACCCCGCTCCGGCTCCCGGCCCCGCTGGACGTCGAACTCGACACGGCGGGCTTCTGA
- a CDS encoding acyl-CoA dehydrogenase family protein produces the protein MAVDRLLPTEEAEDLIALVRDLADRELTSRVEQHESSESYPEGLFAILGKAGLLGLPYPEEYGGGGQPYEVYLQVLEELAARWAAVAVATSVHTLACHPLNGFGTAQQKERWLPAMLAGETVGGYSLSEPQAGSDAAALACKADRTEDGAYRITGTKSWITHGGKAGFYALFARTAPGNRGVSCFLAPGAVAGLTFGAPEKKMGLQGIPTAAAYWDGARLEEARLIGEEGQGLQIAFSALDSGRLGIAACATGLAQAALDAAVAYANERTTFGRKIIDHQGLGFLLADMAAAVDSARATYLDAARRRDAGRPFGRQASVAKLVATDAAMKVATDAVQVLGGYGYTRDFPVERYMREAKIMQIFEGTNQIQRLVISRGLTP, from the coding sequence ATGGCCGTCGACCGCCTGCTCCCCACCGAGGAAGCCGAGGACCTGATCGCCCTCGTCCGCGACCTCGCCGACCGGGAACTCACCTCCCGGGTCGAGCAGCACGAGAGCAGCGAGAGCTACCCCGAGGGACTGTTCGCCATCCTCGGCAAGGCGGGGCTGCTCGGCTTGCCCTACCCGGAGGAGTACGGCGGCGGGGGCCAGCCGTACGAGGTCTACCTCCAGGTGCTGGAGGAGCTGGCCGCACGCTGGGCGGCGGTCGCCGTGGCGACCAGCGTGCACACGCTGGCCTGCCATCCGCTGAACGGCTTCGGCACCGCCCAGCAGAAGGAGCGGTGGCTGCCGGCCATGCTGGCCGGGGAGACCGTCGGCGGCTACAGCCTCTCCGAGCCGCAGGCCGGCTCGGACGCCGCCGCGCTGGCCTGCAAGGCGGACCGGACCGAGGACGGCGCCTACCGGATCACCGGCACCAAGTCCTGGATCACCCACGGCGGCAAGGCCGGGTTCTACGCGCTCTTCGCCCGCACCGCCCCCGGCAACCGCGGCGTCTCCTGCTTCCTGGCGCCCGGGGCCGTCGCCGGCCTCACCTTCGGCGCGCCCGAGAAGAAGATGGGCCTCCAGGGCATCCCGACCGCCGCCGCCTACTGGGACGGTGCCCGGCTGGAGGAGGCGCGGCTGATCGGCGAGGAGGGCCAGGGCCTGCAGATCGCCTTCAGCGCCCTCGACTCCGGGCGCCTGGGCATCGCCGCCTGCGCCACCGGCCTCGCCCAGGCCGCCCTGGACGCCGCCGTGGCCTACGCGAACGAGCGGACCACCTTCGGCCGGAAGATCATCGACCACCAGGGCCTGGGCTTCCTGCTCGCCGACATGGCCGCCGCCGTCGACTCCGCCCGCGCCACCTACCTGGACGCCGCCCGCCGCCGCGACGCAGGGCGCCCGTTCGGCCGGCAGGCCAGCGTCGCCAAGCTGGTCGCCACCGACGCCGCCATGAAGGTCGCCACCGACGCCGTACAGGTGCTCGGCGGCTACGGCTACACCCGCGACTTCCCGGTCGAGCGCTACATGCGCGAGGCGAAGATCATGCAGATCTTCGAGGGGACCAACCAGATCCAGCGGCTCGTGATCAGCCGCGGGCTCACCCCCTGA
- a CDS encoding MFS transporter, giving the protein MNDEGEGQDDRRRWLVLAVGMAAMTAGCAFQFGLPYLIPALRADGLSLGRAGLLAACPTIGLVLTLTAWGAAADRWGERWVLAAGLGLGGLVLVGAAAVHGPVGLGVCFLLAGAAGASAHASSGRLILGWFPARERGLAMGLRQTALPLGVAVAALLLPPLAVHGRAVALLVLGGLSVGAALLVVGAVRDPARPAGGHGARAANPYRTPVLWRLHGAATLLVVPQFTVSVFALVFLVDERGWAPSTAGPLLACVQLAGAGARLAAGRWSDLAGSRTGPMRRLALTAAGVLAVLAAGVLTDSAVAVAALAAAGVVTVSTNGLSFTAVAEYAGSAWAGRALGVHTTVQNAAAACVGPTVGALIGGFGYGWAYALVVAFPLVAAAVVP; this is encoded by the coding sequence GTGAACGACGAGGGCGAAGGACAGGACGACCGGCGGCGGTGGCTGGTACTGGCCGTCGGGATGGCGGCGATGACGGCCGGCTGCGCGTTCCAGTTCGGGCTGCCGTACCTGATACCCGCGCTGCGGGCGGACGGCCTCTCGCTGGGCCGGGCGGGGCTGCTCGCGGCCTGTCCGACCATCGGGCTGGTGCTGACGCTCACCGCGTGGGGTGCGGCGGCGGACCGGTGGGGTGAGCGGTGGGTGCTGGCGGCCGGGCTCGGGCTGGGCGGGCTGGTGCTGGTCGGCGCGGCGGCGGTGCACGGGCCGGTCGGGCTGGGCGTCTGCTTCCTGCTCGCAGGCGCGGCCGGGGCGTCGGCGCACGCGTCGAGCGGGCGGCTGATCCTGGGGTGGTTCCCGGCGCGGGAACGGGGGCTCGCCATGGGGCTGCGGCAGACCGCTCTGCCGCTGGGCGTCGCGGTGGCCGCGCTGCTGCTGCCGCCGTTGGCCGTGCACGGACGGGCCGTCGCGCTGCTGGTGCTGGGTGGCTTGAGCGTGGGCGCCGCGCTGCTGGTGGTCGGGGCCGTCCGGGATCCCGCCCGCCCGGCCGGCGGGCATGGCGCCCGGGCCGCGAACCCGTACCGGACGCCGGTGCTGTGGCGGCTGCACGGCGCGGCCACCCTGCTGGTCGTACCGCAGTTCACGGTGTCGGTGTTCGCGCTGGTCTTCCTGGTGGACGAGCGCGGCTGGGCGCCGTCGACGGCCGGACCACTGCTGGCCTGCGTCCAGCTCGCCGGGGCGGGCGCGCGTCTCGCGGCCGGGCGCTGGTCGGACCTGGCGGGCAGCCGGACGGGCCCGATGCGGCGGCTGGCACTCACCGCGGCCGGAGTACTGGCGGTACTGGCCGCGGGGGTGCTGACCGATTCGGCGGTGGCGGTGGCGGCACTGGCGGCGGCGGGCGTGGTGACGGTGTCGACGAACGGTCTCTCCTTCACCGCCGTGGCCGAGTACGCGGGTTCGGCGTGGGCGGGCCGGGCCCTGGGCGTCCACACCACCGTGCAGAACGCCGCCGCGGCGTGCGTGGGCCCGACGGTGGGCGCACTGATCGGCGGTTTCGGGTACGGCTGGGCGTACGCGCTGGTGGTGGCCTTCCCGCTGGTGGCCGCCGCGGTGGTGCCGTAG
- a CDS encoding TetR/AcrR family transcriptional regulator yields the protein MMETSGTGAPKLTGRGAARRWELFEELVTLLIGEGFARFTLDDLAARLRCSKRTLYGLAGSKEQLVRAVVVHFFRRATGHVEAALAAESDPVDRLAAYLRAVAAELAPVSPQFFDDVAAFEPAAEVYERNTRAAAARVQQLIAEGVAAGAFRDVQVAFAAEVITSVMVRIQQRQVAAATGLADAEAYGHLAELLLHGLVR from the coding sequence GTGATGGAGACCTCAGGAACAGGCGCCCCGAAGCTGACCGGACGCGGTGCCGCGCGCCGGTGGGAGCTGTTCGAGGAACTGGTCACCTTGCTGATCGGCGAGGGCTTCGCCCGCTTCACCCTGGACGACCTGGCCGCCCGACTGCGCTGTTCCAAGCGCACGCTGTACGGGCTGGCGGGCAGCAAGGAGCAACTGGTCCGCGCCGTCGTGGTGCACTTCTTCCGGCGCGCCACCGGCCACGTGGAGGCCGCGCTGGCCGCCGAGTCCGACCCCGTCGACCGGCTGGCCGCCTACCTGCGTGCGGTCGCGGCCGAACTGGCCCCGGTGTCACCGCAGTTCTTCGACGACGTGGCTGCCTTCGAGCCCGCCGCCGAGGTGTACGAGCGCAACACCCGGGCGGCAGCCGCCCGGGTGCAGCAGCTGATCGCGGAGGGCGTGGCGGCCGGCGCGTTCCGCGACGTCCAGGTCGCCTTCGCCGCCGAGGTGATCACCTCGGTGATGGTCCGCATCCAGCAGCGCCAGGTGGCCGCCGCCACCGGCCTGGCCGACGCCGAGGCCTACGGCCACCTCGCCGAACTCCTCCTGCACGGGCTCGTCCGCTGA
- a CDS encoding cytoplasmic protein, whose protein sequence is MAADAVQVAPDAYKVLFENDRVRLLEARLQPGATTAMRHHHDNLVYNLADGQAAFTDESGATVEVSLVAGSTMWSPAVDHSTHNTGSTEVRSLIFELKQPASN, encoded by the coding sequence ATGGCAGCCGACGCTGTGCAGGTGGCGCCCGATGCGTACAAGGTCCTCTTCGAGAACGATCGGGTGCGGCTGCTCGAAGCCCGGCTCCAGCCCGGTGCCACGACAGCCATGCGCCACCACCACGACAACCTCGTCTACAACCTCGCGGACGGGCAGGCGGCCTTCACCGACGAGTCCGGTGCGACCGTCGAGGTCTCGCTCGTGGCCGGCTCGACGATGTGGTCCCCGGCCGTGGACCACTCCACGCACAACACCGGAAGCACCGAGGTCCGCTCGCTCATCTTCGAGCTGAAGCAGCCGGCTTCGAACTGA
- a CDS encoding AraC family transcriptional regulator has translation MDVLADVLSATKIGGTVTARVRAAGPWGIEFPHLPSAVFHHVTQGSCWLRRPGAEPLPLTAGDLVLLPAGTGHVMAGDPTAPAVRFEDVTRAPRSGPGEPGGPGGPGGPGTPIDFPGTGPQTRVVCGGYRFDTHASHPLLALPPVLLLPADPSARRHDLTETLRMLTAELADPAPGSQTITDRLVDVLFVHILRQWAALPGSPDHGAAWWAALRDPEVAAAISLIHEEPGRTWTVESLAREVGVSRATLSRRFTRLVGEPPLAYLTRWRLEIAARRLRETSESVTRIANTVGYTSEFAFSRAFTRHRGTPPTRYRATHAR, from the coding sequence ATGGATGTCCTCGCCGATGTGCTGTCCGCCACGAAGATCGGCGGTACGGTCACCGCCAGGGTGCGCGCCGCCGGGCCGTGGGGGATCGAGTTCCCGCACCTGCCCTCGGCGGTCTTCCACCACGTCACCCAGGGCAGCTGCTGGCTGCGCCGCCCGGGCGCCGAGCCGCTTCCCCTGACGGCGGGTGACCTCGTCCTGCTCCCGGCCGGCACCGGCCATGTGATGGCCGGCGACCCGACGGCCCCGGCAGTCCGGTTCGAGGACGTCACGCGGGCGCCCCGCAGCGGGCCGGGCGAGCCCGGCGGGCCGGGTGGGCCGGGCGGGCCGGGCACGCCCATCGACTTCCCCGGCACCGGACCGCAGACCCGCGTCGTCTGCGGCGGCTACCGCTTCGACACCCACGCCTCCCACCCGCTGCTGGCTCTTCCGCCCGTGCTGCTGCTGCCCGCCGACCCCTCGGCGCGCCGGCACGACCTCACCGAGACGCTGCGCATGCTGACCGCCGAACTGGCCGATCCGGCACCGGGCTCACAGACCATCACCGACCGCCTGGTCGACGTCCTCTTCGTCCACATCCTGCGGCAGTGGGCGGCCCTGCCGGGCTCTCCGGACCACGGCGCCGCCTGGTGGGCGGCCCTGCGCGACCCCGAAGTCGCCGCCGCGATCTCCCTCATCCACGAGGAACCCGGGCGGACCTGGACCGTGGAGAGCCTGGCGCGGGAGGTCGGAGTCTCCCGCGCCACCCTGTCCCGCCGCTTCACCCGCCTCGTCGGCGAACCCCCGCTGGCCTACCTCACCCGCTGGCGCCTGGAGATCGCCGCACGAAGGCTCCGAGAGACCAGCGAATCGGTCACCCGCATCGCCAACACCGTCGGCTACACCTCCGAGTTCGCCTTCTCCCGCGCCTTCACCCGCCACCGCGGCACCCCGCCCACCCGCTACCGGGCCACCCACGCTCGGTAG
- a CDS encoding MBL fold metallo-hydrolase, translating to MVAHVADLGPYTTGRIREPYLPTGRFGRFLDRLDAFHEHAEPFRPDLLVDGPGTLDEYGVDARIMPTPGHTAGSISVLTDEGDLVAGDLVATSFLGLAHRKPANPPFHDDPLGNLASLRAMLALKPTRLHVGHGGPLDPARVATWAAGEQRRLDRLAARGRLRTRAQADGPAGKPTSDGR from the coding sequence GTGGTCGCCCACGTCGCGGATCTCGGGCCCTACACGACGGGCCGGATCCGGGAGCCGTACCTCCCCACCGGACGGTTCGGCCGCTTCCTGGACCGGCTGGACGCCTTCCACGAACACGCCGAACCGTTCCGGCCTGACCTGCTGGTCGACGGTCCGGGCACGCTGGACGAGTACGGCGTCGACGCCCGGATCATGCCCACCCCGGGACACACCGCCGGTTCGATCTCGGTCCTCACGGACGAGGGCGACCTCGTCGCGGGCGATCTGGTCGCCACCTCGTTCCTCGGCCTCGCCCACCGGAAGCCGGCCAACCCGCCCTTCCACGACGACCCGCTCGGCAACCTGGCCAGCCTGCGTGCCATGCTCGCGCTGAAGCCGACCAGGCTGCACGTCGGCCACGGCGGACCGCTGGACCCGGCACGAGTGGCGACGTGGGCGGCCGGGGAACAGCGCCGGCTGGACCGGCTCGCCGCCCGCGGCCGGCTCCGCACCCGGGCGCAGGCCGACGGCCCCGCGGGGAAGCCGACGAGCGACGGGCGATGA
- a CDS encoding SDR family NAD(P)-dependent oxidoreductase, which yields MDINGSAALVTGAASGLGAATAAALAARGATVYGLDLDKAVAAAGPQPDGVTLLAADVTEEEPVREALARIDADGAELRLAVNCAGIAPSARVLGRKGPHDLDLFRTVLNVNLLGTFNVMRLAAEAIARHEPDAHGQRGLVVNTASIAAFEGQVGQIAYAASKAGVAGMTITAARDLAQYGIRVVTIAPGIVDTPMMAGFGDEVRAGLAAGVTFPQRLAQPAEYARLVTMIAEHDYLNGETIRMDGALRMSAR from the coding sequence ATGGACATCAACGGTTCCGCCGCCCTGGTCACCGGTGCCGCCTCCGGCCTGGGTGCGGCCACCGCCGCCGCCCTCGCCGCGCGCGGCGCCACCGTCTACGGCCTGGACCTGGACAAGGCCGTCGCCGCCGCCGGCCCGCAGCCGGACGGGGTCACCCTGCTGGCCGCCGACGTCACCGAGGAGGAGCCGGTCCGCGAGGCCCTGGCCCGGATCGACGCCGACGGCGCCGAGCTGCGCCTCGCGGTCAACTGCGCCGGCATCGCCCCCTCGGCCCGCGTCCTGGGCCGCAAGGGCCCGCACGACCTGGACCTCTTCCGCACCGTGCTGAACGTCAACCTGCTCGGCACCTTCAACGTGATGCGCCTGGCCGCCGAGGCGATCGCCCGCCACGAGCCGGACGCCCACGGCCAGCGCGGCCTCGTCGTCAACACCGCGTCAATCGCCGCCTTCGAGGGCCAGGTCGGCCAGATCGCCTACGCGGCCTCCAAGGCGGGCGTGGCCGGCATGACCATCACCGCCGCCCGTGACCTCGCCCAGTACGGGATCCGGGTGGTCACCATCGCCCCCGGCATCGTGGACACCCCGATGATGGCCGGCTTCGGCGACGAGGTCCGCGCCGGCCTCGCCGCCGGCGTCACCTTCCCCCAGCGGCTCGCCCAGCCCGCCGAGTACGCCCGCCTGGTCACCATGATCGCCGAGCACGACTACCTCAACGGCGAGACCATCCGGATGGACGGCGCCCTGCGGATGTCCGCCCGGTAG